In Papaver somniferum cultivar HN1 chromosome 1, ASM357369v1, whole genome shotgun sequence, a genomic segment contains:
- the LOC113301618 gene encoding uridine kinase-like protein 3 isoform X1 has translation MASKDVVRLIEASSGVHFSGFHLNGLHNSELEQPTTSTTECVQRQPFVIGVAGGAASGKTTVCDLIIEQLHDQRVVLVNQDSFYHNLSEEELKRVQDYNFDHPDAFDTEKLISTMENLKDGKAVDIPKYDFKSYKNKTLQSRRVNPSDVILLEGILIFHDSRVREMMNMKIFVDTDADVRLARRIRRDTVEKGRDIGQVLDQYSKFVKPAFDDFILPTKKYADIIIPRGGDNHVAIDLIVQHIRTKLGQHDLCKIYPNLYVIQSTFQIRGMHTLIRDANITKHDFVFYADRLIRLVVEHGLGHLPFTEKQVTTPTGSVYTGVDFCKRLCGVSVIRSGESMENALRACCKGIKIGKILIHREGDNGQQQLIYEKLPNDISDRHVLLLDPILGTGNSAVEAISLLIRKGVPEPNIIFLNLISAPQGVHVVCKKFPRIKIVTSEIEIGLNEEYRVIPGMGEFGDRYFGTDDDDQEVITYK, from the exons ATGGCTTCTAAGGATGTTGTACGCTTGATAGAGGCATCATCAGGAGTACATTTTTCAGGATTCCATTTGAATGGTTTGCATAATTCAGAGCTGGAGCAACCTACAACTTCAACAACTGAATGTGTGCAAAGGCAGCCATTTGTAATAG GAGTTGCTGGTGGTGCAGCATCTGGAAAGACCACTGTCTGTGATTTGATTATTGAGCAGCTTCATGATCAGCGTGTGGTCCTTGTCAACCAG GATTCTTTTTATCATAATCTGAGTGAAGAGGAACTAAAGCGAGTTCAGGACTACAACTTTGACCATCCCG ATGCTTTCGATACTGAAAAACTAATTTCGACTATGGAAAACCTGAAGGATGGGAAGGCAGTTGATATACCCAAGTATGACTTCAAgagctacaaaaacaaaacattgCAGTCTAGAAGG GTCAATCCTTCAGATGTGATACTGTTGGAAGGGATACTAATTTTCCATGATTCTCGTGTCcgagaaatgatgaacatgaagatcTTTGTCGATACAG ATGCTGATGTACGCTTGGCAAGGCGGATAAGACGGGATACAGTAGAAAAAGGTAGAGATATTGGACAAGTACTTGATCAG TACTCAAAATTCGTGAAGCCTGCTTTTGATGACTTTATACTTCCAACAAAGAAATATGCAGATATTATCATTCCCCGTGGAGGAGATAATCATGTTGCAATTGATCTGATTGTTCAACATATTCGTACAAAACTCGGTCAACACGATCTATGTAAAATATACCCAAATCTTTACGTCATCCAATCAACTTTTCAG ATACGAGGAATGCACACATTGATACGTGATGCTAATATAACAAAGCATGACTTTGTTTTTTATGCTGACCGTTTGATCCGTCTG GTTGTTGAACATGGCCTGGGTCATCTTCCATTCACCGAGAAGCAGGTGACAACTCCTACTG GATCTGTATATACTGGTGTGGATTTCTGTAAAAGGCTATGTGGTGTCTCCGTAATTAGAAG TGGTGAAAGTATGGAAAATGCTCTACGTGCATGTTGTAAAGGCATCAAGATTGGAAAGATTCTTATTCACAGGGAAGGAGACAATGGTCAGCAG CAGCTTATCTACGAGAAACTGCCAAATGATATATCAGATAGGCATGTACTCCTTTTGGATCCTATTCTTGGCACGGGAAATTCGGCAGTTGAAGCTATTTCATTACTTATACGGAAGGGTGTTCCAGAGCCCAACATCATATTTCTTAATCTTATATCT GCACCTCAAGGAGTGCATGTAGTTTGCAAGAAATTTCCTAGGATTAAGATAGTGACTTCGGAGATTGAGATTGGTTTGAATGAGGAATACCGTGTCATCCCGGGGATGGGTGAGTTCGGAGACCGGTATTTCGGgacagatgatgatgatcagGAAGTGATAACCTATAAATAA
- the LOC113301618 gene encoding uridine kinase-like protein 3 isoform X2, whose translation MASKDVVRLIEASSGVHFSGFHLNGLHNSELEQPTTSTTECVQRQPFVIGVAGGAASGKTTVCDLIIEQLHDQRVVLVNQDSFYHNLSEEELKRVQDYNFDHPDAFDTEKLISTMENLKDGKAVDIPKYDFKSYKNKTLQSRRVNPSDVILLEGILIFHDSRVREMMNMKIFVDTDADVRLARRIRRDTVEKGRDIGQVLDQYSKFVKPAFDDFILPTKKYADIIIPRGGDNHVAIDLIVQHIRTKLGQHDLCKIYPNLYVIQSTFQIRGMHTLIRDANITKHDFVFYADRLIRLVVEHGLGHLPFTEKQVTTPTGSVYTGVDFCKRLCGVSVIRSGESMENALRACCKGIKIGKILIHREGDNGQQLIYEKLPNDISDRHVLLLDPILGTGNSAVEAISLLIRKGVPEPNIIFLNLISAPQGVHVVCKKFPRIKIVTSEIEIGLNEEYRVIPGMGEFGDRYFGTDDDDQEVITYK comes from the exons ATGGCTTCTAAGGATGTTGTACGCTTGATAGAGGCATCATCAGGAGTACATTTTTCAGGATTCCATTTGAATGGTTTGCATAATTCAGAGCTGGAGCAACCTACAACTTCAACAACTGAATGTGTGCAAAGGCAGCCATTTGTAATAG GAGTTGCTGGTGGTGCAGCATCTGGAAAGACCACTGTCTGTGATTTGATTATTGAGCAGCTTCATGATCAGCGTGTGGTCCTTGTCAACCAG GATTCTTTTTATCATAATCTGAGTGAAGAGGAACTAAAGCGAGTTCAGGACTACAACTTTGACCATCCCG ATGCTTTCGATACTGAAAAACTAATTTCGACTATGGAAAACCTGAAGGATGGGAAGGCAGTTGATATACCCAAGTATGACTTCAAgagctacaaaaacaaaacattgCAGTCTAGAAGG GTCAATCCTTCAGATGTGATACTGTTGGAAGGGATACTAATTTTCCATGATTCTCGTGTCcgagaaatgatgaacatgaagatcTTTGTCGATACAG ATGCTGATGTACGCTTGGCAAGGCGGATAAGACGGGATACAGTAGAAAAAGGTAGAGATATTGGACAAGTACTTGATCAG TACTCAAAATTCGTGAAGCCTGCTTTTGATGACTTTATACTTCCAACAAAGAAATATGCAGATATTATCATTCCCCGTGGAGGAGATAATCATGTTGCAATTGATCTGATTGTTCAACATATTCGTACAAAACTCGGTCAACACGATCTATGTAAAATATACCCAAATCTTTACGTCATCCAATCAACTTTTCAG ATACGAGGAATGCACACATTGATACGTGATGCTAATATAACAAAGCATGACTTTGTTTTTTATGCTGACCGTTTGATCCGTCTG GTTGTTGAACATGGCCTGGGTCATCTTCCATTCACCGAGAAGCAGGTGACAACTCCTACTG GATCTGTATATACTGGTGTGGATTTCTGTAAAAGGCTATGTGGTGTCTCCGTAATTAGAAG TGGTGAAAGTATGGAAAATGCTCTACGTGCATGTTGTAAAGGCATCAAGATTGGAAAGATTCTTATTCACAGGGAAGGAGACAATGGTCAGCAG CTTATCTACGAGAAACTGCCAAATGATATATCAGATAGGCATGTACTCCTTTTGGATCCTATTCTTGGCACGGGAAATTCGGCAGTTGAAGCTATTTCATTACTTATACGGAAGGGTGTTCCAGAGCCCAACATCATATTTCTTAATCTTATATCT GCACCTCAAGGAGTGCATGTAGTTTGCAAGAAATTTCCTAGGATTAAGATAGTGACTTCGGAGATTGAGATTGGTTTGAATGAGGAATACCGTGTCATCCCGGGGATGGGTGAGTTCGGAGACCGGTATTTCGGgacagatgatgatgatcagGAAGTGATAACCTATAAATAA